GAAACCAAGCAGCACGAGTTGTAGATCGTGTCCGCCGTGTCCCCACACTCTCTGCAAATTCTCCAAAGCGCGGCGTGCCGGCGCATCAAAGCCAGCGGGTGCAAATACCGTGATGTGGGTAATTGCATCGCGCGACCCGTTGGCTTCGCAGAATATGAAGGCGTGGCGATGGCCGGACGATGGTTTGCCATCCTTGTCACGGCCTGTAAAGACGGGAGGCGCTGACCCATTTGGAAATCTGGCGAGCAAAGCTTGATGCACACGCTCGGTAACCGAAACGGTTCGGGTGATTCGTGGCAAAACAGCGCTCTGAACGGCAAAACGGGCCACGGTGGGCCGTTGCGATGATCTGGTGCGCGAATGAACGGGTTGGAGATCGAAGCAGTTTTCAGGGCGAACATAATCTATCAGCTGACTTCCAGGTGGTAACGTCCACCCGGCGCGCTGCAACTCTCCAGTGTCGGCGTGGAGAGCATCGAAGATGTCAACAGGGAGTTTCGGATGAACGGTCTTTACACTCTTGCCACGTTTGCTCTTTGTAGGCGAAGCAGTGGACGCTGCCGGTTGCTTCGAGAGCCACGCGCGAAAATCCTCCGCACTCACAGGCGAGAGCAGGCGAATGAGTTCGTCGCTCTCAGGCACAGGATCGTTCTCCTGCAATGGTCGTGCATTCGGGTCGAACTGCGTGTCCACCAGCAACGCCTTCGCTTCGACGATGCTTTCGGCGCGGCCAAGATAACTGAGCCGTTCGCAGAGTAACGCGAGCCCCCGATTCTGCTCTGCTGAAAGAAGTACATCCCAAGCGATGCGCAATGGCCCGCTCAGATGAATGAAGGCGTCGAAGACTTTCGTGGTTTTCTGATTCTTTCCTTCGATGATTGGCATGTAATGGCGCGTATGGCCGAGGCTCGCCGCAGGCAGGTGAAATACTGGCGGCTTGGAAGCGAGGGTTTGGATCAGTTCCTTCACGACAGGTTCCGGCATGTCCGTCTTGGCTTTGAGATGCCACGTT
This genomic window from Candidatus Angelobacter sp. contains:
- the csb2 gene encoding type I-U CRISPR-associated protein Csb2; the encoded protein is MPIVELRFPAGRLHATPWGRHVNEGAVEWPPSPWRILRALVATWHLKAKTDMPEPVVKELIQTLASKPPVFHLPAASLGHTRHYMPIIEGKNQKTTKVFDAFIHLSGPLRIAWDVLLSAEQNRGLALLCERLSYLGRAESIVEAKALLVDTQFDPNARPLQENDPVPESDELIRLLSPVSAEDFRAWLSKQPAASTASPTKSKRGKSVKTVHPKLPVDIFDALHADTGELQRAGWTLPPGSQLIDYVRPENCFDLQPVHSRTRSSQRPTVARFAVQSAVLPRITRTVSVTERVHQALLARFPNGSAPPVFTGRDKDGKPSSGHRHAFIFCEANGSRDAITHITVFAPAGFDAPARRALENLQRVWGHGGHDLQLVLLGFGERNTFGDAELLGEAKVWRSLTPFVSTRHPKTHRDGRPKLDAGGWPIGSPAQDLRRLIAEAGFPAPEKLEELREIPINSRRLRPLEFQTERHHGNGKSAHQPAGAFQIKFAEPIRGPLAFGYGAHFGLGLFVPAVETAIER